A genome region from Haliotis asinina isolate JCU_RB_2024 chromosome 11, JCU_Hal_asi_v2, whole genome shotgun sequence includes the following:
- the LOC137255361 gene encoding uncharacterized protein — MPNVLKSYPLILWNYFKYDGPRTNNHVEGFHTRLMKKAGKSHPNLFEVVQLFIHEEASSNVQVLQLESGQSAPRRRRRYDDIDNRLERLGLEYMLCERSLASYLGAIGHMMDSVYRR; from the coding sequence ATGCCCAATGTATTGAAGAGTTACCCCCTTATCCTGTGGAACTACTTCAAATATGATGGACCACGTACCAACAACCACGTTGAAGGATTTCATACTCGTCTCATGAAGAAAGCTGGGAAGTCGCATCCCAATCTATTTGAAGTTGTCCAGCTCTTCATTCATGAGGAGGCCTCATCCAATGTGCAAGTCCTGCAGTTGGAGTCAGGACAGTCTGCTCCTAGACGTCGCCGACGTTATGATGACATTGACAATCGCCTTGAAAGATTAGGACTTGAGTACATGCTATGTGAGCGTAGCCTGGCTTCGTACTTGGGTGCTATTGGACACATGATGGACAGTGTGTACCGAAGATGA